Proteins encoded together in one Otariodibacter oris window:
- a CDS encoding M15 family metallopeptidase has protein sequence MQKNANLGLILTGKTRTHLVSLPNDLSDKHFLQAEVVEHFLQLQTAAKQAGFNLQPASTFRDFDRQKMIWNAKFSGNRKVHDDQGNPLDLAQLDEWQKCQAILRWSAVAGASRHHWGTEIDIFDPDLLPQGQSLQLEPWEYQTGGYFQQLTNWLLVNAEQFGFYFPFLERDDKQIGQEPWHLSYFPIAEHYERSFSPEILQFAWQDEDLHGKACLISHLDDLFKHFIL, from the coding sequence ATGCAAAAAAACGCAAATTTAGGCTTAATTCTCACAGGCAAAACTCGCACCCATTTGGTTTCATTACCAAATGATTTATCGGATAAACACTTCCTACAAGCCGAAGTGGTCGAGCATTTTTTGCAACTGCAAACCGCAGCAAAACAGGCTGGATTTAATCTTCAGCCTGCCAGTACCTTTCGGGATTTCGACCGTCAAAAAATGATTTGGAATGCCAAATTTTCTGGCAATCGAAAAGTCCACGATGATCAAGGCAACCCCCTCGATTTAGCCCAATTAGATGAATGGCAAAAATGCCAAGCTATTTTGCGTTGGTCTGCGGTGGCGGGGGCAAGCCGACACCATTGGGGAACCGAAATTGATATTTTTGACCCCGATTTATTACCGCAAGGGCAATCGTTACAACTTGAGCCTTGGGAATATCAAACAGGCGGTTATTTTCAACAACTTACAAACTGGTTACTCGTCAATGCCGAACAGTTCGGGTTCTATTTTCCATTTTTAGAACGTGATGATAAGCAAATCGGGCAAGAGCCTTGGCATCTCAGTTATTTTCCGATAGCCGAACACTACGAGCGGTCATTTTCTCCTGAGATTTTGCAATTTGCTTGGCAAGATGAAGATCTACACGGCAAGGCTTGCTTAATCTCTCATTTAGACGATCTTTTTAAACACTTTATTTTATGA
- a CDS encoding class I SAM-dependent methyltransferase gives MIQLINESDFATEFQATCEKWQLTHNREAILALVKTNERLELRKLDEPKLGAIAVEFVEGTLAHRRKFGGGRGEAVAKAVGIKGDYLPTVIDATAGLGRDAFVLASVGCRVTLVERHPVVCALLEDGLNRAYQDPEIGQFMQDRMILSSAHSIADLDPNNDRADVVYLDPMYPHKQKSALVKKEMRVFQHLVGADLDADNFLTPAKQLAKKRVVVKRPDYAPFIAEQKPDFSQQTKNHRFDVYLSHLGK, from the coding sequence ATGATCCAATTAATTAACGAAAGCGACTTCGCTACCGAATTTCAAGCAACCTGTGAAAAATGGCAATTAACCCATAATCGCGAGGCAATCTTAGCCTTAGTGAAAACCAACGAACGCTTAGAATTGCGTAAATTAGACGAGCCGAAATTAGGGGCGATTGCCGTAGAGTTTGTCGAAGGTACTTTAGCCCACAGACGCAAATTTGGCGGTGGTCGAGGGGAAGCCGTAGCAAAAGCCGTAGGGATTAAGGGCGATTACCTACCCACTGTGATTGATGCCACCGCAGGCTTAGGACGAGATGCCTTTGTATTAGCATCCGTAGGTTGCCGAGTGACATTAGTTGAGCGACACCCAGTAGTCTGTGCCTTATTGGAAGATGGTTTAAATCGAGCCTATCAAGATCCTGAAATCGGGCAATTTATGCAAGATCGTATGATCCTATCTTCCGCCCATTCTATTGCCGATCTCGATCCAAATAATGATCGTGCCGACGTGGTTTACCTCGATCCAATGTATCCTCACAAGCAAAAAAGTGCCTTAGTCAAAAAAGAAATGCGAGTATTCCAGCACTTAGTCGGGGCAGATTTAGATGCCGATAATTTCCTTACCCCCGCCAAACAATTAGCCAAAAAACGTGTGGTAGTAAAACGCCCCGATTACGCCCCATTTATAGCCGAACAAAAACCCGATTTTAGCCAACAAACCAAAAATCATCGGTTTGATGTGTATTTATCTCATCTAGGTAAATAA
- a CDS encoding SEL1-like repeat protein produces the protein MLFKKTVLGTMLLLGFTTSIMASEFDDTLKLAEQGNIEAQFNLGSMYYKGEGVKEDKRKAFEWFQKVAEQGDVNGQIILGDMYYKGEGVKQDKTKAFEWFQKAADQGSVRGQIVLGEMYYKGEGVEQNNEKSLEWYQKAAEQEDAMAQFILGAVYEFGQGVKKDNKKAVEWYQKSAEQGYADAQLNLGLMYRNGAGVKQDKIKAFELYQKAASQELVTAQFNLGNMYLIGDGIKQDHKKAFEWYQKAAEQGYVAAQQNLGKMYHDGDGVKQDKAKAVEWYQKAAEQGLAVAQYSLGVIYTNGDGVKLDNEKAFDLFKKSAEQGYGDAQFNLGKMYHQGEGIKQDYQKAAEWYQKAAEQGVVEAQFNLGLMYLIGDGIKQDYKKSFEWVQKAADQGYSDAQVNLGNMFYQGYGIKQDYKKAMEWYQRAAQRRNAEAQFGIGILYYYGKGVEQNTQTAISYFFLACQNGSSEACEVIEQSK, from the coding sequence CCGAATTTGATGATACGCTTAAGCTTGCGGAACAAGGAAATATTGAAGCTCAATTTAATCTTGGATCTATGTACTATAAAGGAGAGGGGGTTAAAGAGGATAAGAGAAAAGCTTTTGAATGGTTTCAAAAAGTCGCTGAGCAAGGTGATGTAAACGGTCAGATTATACTTGGAGATATGTATTACAAAGGAGAGGGAGTTAAACAGGATAAGACAAAAGCTTTTGAATGGTTTCAAAAAGCTGCTGATCAGGGAAGTGTAAGAGGTCAAATTGTACTTGGGGAGATGTACTACAAAGGGGAGGGCGTTGAACAGAATAATGAAAAATCTCTGGAATGGTATCAAAAAGCGGCTGAGCAGGAAGATGCAATGGCTCAATTTATACTTGGAGCGGTGTATGAATTTGGTCAAGGCGTGAAGAAGGATAACAAAAAAGCAGTGGAGTGGTACCAAAAATCGGCTGAACAGGGGTATGCAGATGCACAATTGAATCTAGGTTTGATGTATCGTAATGGAGCGGGAGTCAAACAGGATAAGATAAAGGCTTTTGAGTTATACCAGAAAGCCGCTTCACAAGAATTGGTTACTGCTCAATTTAATCTTGGAAATATGTATCTTATAGGAGATGGAATAAAACAGGATCATAAAAAAGCTTTTGAATGGTATCAAAAAGCGGCTGAGCAAGGATATGTGGCGGCTCAACAAAATCTTGGGAAGATGTATCACGATGGGGATGGAGTCAAACAAGATAAAGCAAAAGCGGTGGAGTGGTATCAGAAAGCCGCAGAGCAAGGACTTGCAGTAGCTCAATACAGTCTTGGGGTCATATATACTAATGGAGATGGTGTAAAATTAGATAATGAAAAAGCATTTGATTTATTTAAAAAATCAGCTGAACAAGGGTATGGTGATGCCCAATTTAATCTTGGGAAAATGTATCATCAAGGTGAAGGTATCAAACAGGATTACCAAAAAGCAGCTGAATGGTATCAAAAAGCGGCTGAGCAGGGTGTTGTAGAGGCTCAATTTAATCTTGGGCTAATGTATCTTATAGGAGATGGAATAAAACAGGATTATAAAAAATCTTTTGAATGGGTACAAAAAGCAGCAGATCAAGGATATAGTGATGCTCAAGTGAATCTTGGAAATATGTTCTATCAGGGATATGGAATCAAGCAGGATTATAAAAAAGCAATGGAGTGGTATCAAAGAGCTGCTCAGAGGAGAAATGCTGAGGCTCAATTTGGGATTGGAATATTGTATTATTACGGTAAAGGTGTAGAACAAAATACCCAAACAGCCATATCTTATTTCTTTCTAGCTTGTCAAAATGGCTCATCGGAAGCTTGTGAGGTGATAGAGCAATCAAAATAA